Proteins encoded within one genomic window of Neodiprion fabricii isolate iyNeoFabr1 chromosome 6, iyNeoFabr1.1, whole genome shotgun sequence:
- the LOC124184901 gene encoding centrosomal protein of 164 kDa isoform X4 gives MSVSQEIAATVVCREVFDESSHPSHEEVVDYATRLGIDPEAEPHLLGLAKDGLMAALPKGWSPCFHEATGAWYYYQASTGTTTWEHPLDSVYKELVENARKGNRQPSIDEDSKATTKDLESQEDVTSPKEIAKTLSRPKLPAKLVPLRKSKTEIVAARRNEFKVEKTQPRKENDIVKLDNSFSSSSDRASRDYTNLRFQDPNFYESPKLLEVLKASEESEESKVRGKELDLQEVLKRSESLSPRYEQEWEQLSSKFGSEENIIDIDKLSINSLNKSDAVVEKSEEEKQQARQSSRIKELTLSGGGSMFLKSNRSRDANACGSLDEDVQNDFYGVLRFEDKNTSSVGDRPKSILREKNSEDDDKPVEEERKSVRFDLEKEVDVKFTYSGSEEEWDTESDEPNMRISATVTMKNLMSFEGEDLELEKSAPTDVGSCMQGESVGDKLPDLEEPKKDNLGEKSKMISKQPKIVGKRFLVENVTENEHFNQTSKDKSCSDATDGGGDYVPSKFENVRNIDLLSKSENESTTTLKSTESRPSVLDEIRRSKEMMLESMKRSDMRAKNELQKEKDDAYHLMKIKLDLESARNQREKARARSQMTKNFQAVKSAVRREREKEIQDLKDDFQIRYEDTKTEYEAMFLEEKGYLEENIKERLAELREDMKQREQLEVQNLVAEMDKTRVEELNNLRSELETCYEKEKQEILKNLRVELEEKKLELLEHRNREIEKLKSDFEKSLEEEKALKLVELDLGKQHAEKVKALKTKLEKEFEDTVMELRLQQREKISKVTEDHEVSLAEILRDFRTEEDLARKEYKQRLEEVRASFSRDIEKEMKKQSERLVRPDSMDYEKIRCEKRLVEDKYKTLKEKYLKLKNDVRLAVESRSRRKEANATASETERSTSARTKTERTESVDQKAPLKKTQSITTLSENVSHNDNGAEESDGQKIAGFSKTPSALKLAQSKLESDDTTTASEQNSNLLKKKKLFTKKAASTSKLNNNVENPVENIRKQLEKLEDLGDQLPSNENAYTLRYPFQDQAASVISAPANASSDIEFFRHRIHVERDSVRRAREALHQQRNLFQGRQRAWKQRSVRATLEQLEERELSDMEVSLHRTRSLLGEKVIHLRHLERSLERVANAKRNKNEQTAKSDELTLSDISSASSGFSSTDLETDTFIGKSEHYQESTEIIASLENLNSEIREIWGVLNKRQDNSVPPPPTLMYSDLRWLPYQQLTTQANNVPAFGTPNIQSNILSQLTGSHPPTTTTQNIIAQYGPTSGYTTSVGNVERTTSNLMERTRNLRDWLRQARVESSDLVSPGQATL, from the exons ATGAGTGTCTCTCAGGAGATTGCTGCCACTGTCGTGTGCAGGGAAGTCTTCGATGAATCTTCCCATCCGTCTCATGAAG AGGTTGTCGACTATGCGACACGGCTGGGAATCGACCCGGAGGCTGAGCCGCACCTCTTGGGCCTTGCCAAGGACGGCCTCATGGCTGCTCTGCCCAAGGGATGGTCCCCTTGCTTCCACGAGGCGACTGGAGCCTGGTACTACTACCAGGCTTCTACGGGCACCACCACCTGGGAACATCCTCTTGACTCTGTCTACAAAGAGCTGGTAGAGAACGCGAGGAAAGGAAACCGGCAACCGAGCATTG ATGAAGATTCGAAAGCAACAACAAAGGACCTCGAGTCCCAGGAGGATGTGACATCTCCTAAGGAGATTGCGAAAACTTTGTCTCGTCCAAAGCTTCCGGCGAAGCTTGTACCACTGAGAAAGTCGAAAACCGAGATAGTGGCCGCTCGAAGAAATGAGTTCAAGGTCGAAAAAACCCAGCCGCGGAAGGAAAACGACATCGTGAAACTCGACAACTCGTTCAGCTCGTCGAGCGACAGAGCCAGCAGGGATTAcacgaacctgcggttccagGATCCGAATTTTTACGAGAGCCCGAAGCTGCTCGAGGTGCTAAAAGCTTCGGAAGAGTCGGAGGAGTCGAAGGTTCGAGGCAAGGAATTGGACTTGCAGGAAGTCCTCAAGAGGTCCGAATCACTGAGTCCGCGATACGAGCAGGAGTGGGAACAATTGTCGAGCAAGTTTGGCTCGGAGGAAAACATCATTGACATTGATAAGCTGAGTATAAACTCGCTGAACAAGTCGGATGCGGTCGTCGAGAAATCCGAGGAGGAAAAACAACAGGCGAGGCAATCGAGCCGTATCAAAGAGTTGACTCTTAGCGGCGGTGGTTCCATGTTCTTGAAGAGTAACAGGAGCAGAGATGCGAACGCCTGCGGCAGCCTCGACGAAGATGTGCAGAACGATTTTTACGGCGTTCTACGATTTGAGGATAAAAATACATCGTCCGTTGGCGACAGGCCGAAATCAATCCTTCGCGAGAAGAATTCTGAAGATG ACGACAAGCCCGTAGAAGAAGAGCGTAAGAGCGTCCGATTCGACTTGGAGAAAGAAGTAGACGTGAAATTCACGTATTCGGGATCAGAGGAGGAGTGGGACACGGAATCGGACGAGCCCAATATGCGAATATCGGCGACTGTGACGATGAAGAATCTCATGAGCTTCGAGGGTGAGGATTTGGAATTAGAAAAATCGGCGCCAACCGATGTTGGCTCGTGTATGCAAGGCGAGTCAGTCGGCGATAAGCTCCCGGATTTGGAAGAACCGAAGAAGGATAATTTGGGTGAAAAGTCTAAGATGATATCAAAGCAGCCGAAGATCGTGGGAAAGAGATTTCTGGTCGAGAATGTAACAGAAAACGAGCACTTCAACCAAACGTCGAAAGACAAGTCGTGCAGCGATGCGACCGACGGCGGTGGCGACTACGTGCCAAGCAAGTTCGAGAACGTGAGGAATATCGACCTGCTCTCGAAGAGCGAAAATGAGAGCACGACGACCCTGAAGAGCACCGAGTCACGGCCCAGCGTCCTCGACGAGATACGCAGGAGCAAGGAGATGATGCTTGAGTCGATGAAAAGGAGCGATATGCGGGCGAAGAACGAGCTCCAGAAGGAGAAGGACGACGCCTATCACCTGATGAAGATCAAGCTCGACCTTGAGTCGGCGAGGAACCAGCGAGAGAAGGCGAGGGCCAGGAGCCAGAtgacgaagaattttcaagCGGTGAAATCGGCGGTAAGGAGAGAGCGTGAGAAGGAGATACAGGACCTGAAAGACGACTTCCAAATCAGGTACGAGGACACGAAGACTGAGTACGAGGCGATGTTCCTCGAGGAGAAAGGCTACCTCGAGGAGAACATTAAGGAGAGACTCGCCGAGCTCAGGGAGGATATGAAGCAGCGGGAACAGCTGGAGGTCCAGAACCTCGTCGCCGAGATGGACAAGACTCGAGTTGAGGAGCTGAACAACCTTCGTAGCGAGCTTGAGACCTGCTACGAAAAGGAGAAGCAGGAGATTCTGAAGAACTTGAGGGTTGAACTGGAGGAGAAGAAGCTGGAATTGCTCGAACACAGAAATCGAGAGATCGAGAAGCTGAAGAGTGATTTCGAGAAGTCTTTGGAGGAGGAAAAGGCGTTGAAGCTCGTTGAACTCGATCTTGGAAAGCAGCACGCCGAGAAGGTCAAGGCCTTGAAGACCAAGCTGGAAAAGGAATTCGAAGACACTGTGATGGAGCTTCGTTTGCAGCAGAGGGAGAAGATATCCAAAGTAACCGAAGATCACGAGGTCAGCCTCGCCGAAATCTTACGGGATTTCAGAACGGAA GAAGATCTTGCgcggaaggagtacaagcaACGTTTGGAAGAAGTACGAGCTTCGTTTTCTCGAGACATCGAGAAAGAGATGAAGAAGCAAAGCGAACGTTTAGTTCGTCCTGACTCGAtggattatgagaaaattcgTTGCGAGAAACGGCTGGTTGAGGACAAGTATAAAACGCTCAAAGAAAAGTacctgaaattaaaaaacgacGTACGACTAGCCGTGGAGTCAAGAAGCAGGAGGAAAGAGGCGAATGCCACTGCGTCGGAAACCGAAAGATCGACTTCCGCGAGGACTAAAACGGAACGCACCGAGTCTGTTGATCAAAA AGCGCCGTTAAAAAAGACGCAATCCATAACAACGCTCTCGGAAAATGTAAGTCACAATGATAATGGCGCCGAGGAAAGTGACGGCCAGAAAATAGcgggattttcaaaaacacCCAGTGCCCTGAAGCTCGCTCAGAGCAAATTAGAATCGGACGACACGACAACGGCGAGcgaacaaaattcaaatctattaaagaagaaaaagttatTTACAAAGAAGGCGGCTAGTACATCGAAGTTGAACAACAACGTCGAGAATCCCGTCGAAAACATCAGGAAACAGCTCGAGAAGTTGGAAGACCTGGGGGACCAATTGCCAAGCAACGAGAATGCTTACACTTTGAGATATCCGTTCCAAGACcaag CCGCAAGTGTTATTTCAGCGCCGGCGAACGCTTCATCGGACATAGAATTCTTCAGGCATCGAATCCACGTCGAGAGAGATTCCGTGAGGCGAGCCAGAGAGGCACTTCACCAGCAGAGAAATCTATTCCAGGGAAGACAGAGGGCTTGGAAGCAACGAAGCGTTAGGGCGACACTGGAGCAGCTG GAGGAACGCGAGTTATCGGACATGGAGGTTAGCTTGCACCGAACGCGGAGTCTCCTGGGGGAAAAGGTGATTCACTTGCGCCATCTAGAGCGATCCCTTGAGAGAGTCGCCAACGCGAAGAGGAACAAAAACGAGCAAACGGCAAAGAGCGACGAGTTAACGCTGAGTGACATCTCGAGTGCGAGTAGCGGATTCAGTTCGACCGATTTGGAAACCGACACTTTTATCG GAAAGTCGGAGCACTATCAAGAATCGACGGAGATCATAGCCAGCCTCGAGAATCTCAATTCTGAGATTCGTGAGATATGGGGTGTGCTCAACAAAAGACAGGACAACAGTGTGCCACCTCCACCAACACTGATGTACTCGGATCTGAGGTGGCTACCTTATCAGCAGCTCACCACTCAGGCCAACAATGTCCCGG CTTTTGGAACGCCGAACATCCAATCGAACATTTTGTCCCAGTTGACCGGTTCTCATCCACCAACGACTACAACCCAGAATATAATCGCTCAGTATGGGCCTACCAGCGGATATACGACCAGCGTTGGAAACGTCGAGAGGACGACGTCTAATCTCATGGAAAGAACCAGAAACCTAAGAGACTGGTTGCGGCAAGCGCGCGTCGAAAGTTCAGATCTAGTCAGCCCGGGTCAAGCAACCCTCTAG
- the LOC124184901 gene encoding centrosomal protein of 164 kDa isoform X2 produces the protein MSVSQEIAATVVCREVFDESSHPSHEEVVDYATRLGIDPEAEPHLLGLAKDGLMAALPKGWSPCFHEATGAWYYYQASTGTTTWEHPLDSVYKELVENARKGNRQPSIDEDSKATTKDLESQEDVTSPKEIAKTLSRPKLPAKLVPLRKSKTEIVAARRNEFKVEKTQPRKENDIVKLDNSFSSSSDRASRDYTNLRFQDPNFYESPKLLEVLKASEESEESKVRGKELDLQEVLKRSESLSPRYEQEWEQLSSKFGSEENIIDIDKLSINSLNKSDAVVEKSEEEKQQARQSSRIKELTLSGGGSMFLKSNRSRDANACGSLDEDVQNDFYGVLRFEDKNTSSVGDRPKSILREKNSEDDDKPVEEERKSVRFDLEKEVDVKFTYSGSEEEWDTESDEPNMRISATVTMKNLMSFEGEDLELEKSAPTDVGSCMQGESVGDKLPDLEEPKKDNLGEKSKMISKQPKIVGKRFLVENVTENEHFNQTSKDKSCSDATDGGGDYVPSKFENVRNIDLLSKSENESTTTLKSTESRPSVLDEIRRSKEMMLESMKRSDMRAKNELQKEKDDAYHLMKIKLDLESARNQREKARARSQMTKNFQAVKSAVRREREKEIQDLKDDFQIRYEDTKTEYEAMFLEEKGYLEENIKERLAELREDMKQREQLEVQNLVAEMDKTRVEELNNLRSELETCYEKEKQEILKNLRVELEEKKLELLEHRNREIEKLKSDFEKSLEEEKALKLVELDLGKQHAEKVKALKTKLEKEFEDTVMELRLQQREKISKVTEDHEVSLAEILRDFRTEEDLARKEYKQRLEEVRASFSRDIEKEMKKQSERLVRPDSMDYEKIRCEKRLVEDKYKTLKEKYLKLKNDVRLAVESRSRRKEANATASETERSTSARTKTERTESVDQKAPLKKTQSITTLSENVSHNDNGAEESDGQKIAGFSKTPSALKLAQSKLESDDTTTASEQNSNLLKKKKLFTKKAASTSKLNNNVENPVENIRKQLEKLEDLGDQLPSNENAYTLRYPFQDQAPANASSDIEFFRHRIHVERDSVRRAREALHQQRNLFQGRQRAWKQRSVRATLEQLVQLGVSPGLPLQQEERELSDMEVSLHRTRSLLGEKVIHLRHLERSLERVANAKRNKNEQTAKSDELTLSDISSASSGFSSTDLETDTFIGKSEHYQESTEIIASLENLNSEIREIWGVLNKRQDNSVPPPPTLMYSDLRWLPYQQLTTQANNVPAFGTPNIQSNILSQLTGSHPPTTTTQNIIAQYGPTSGYTTSVGNVERTTSNLMERTRNLRDWLRQARVESSDLVSPGQATL, from the exons ATGAGTGTCTCTCAGGAGATTGCTGCCACTGTCGTGTGCAGGGAAGTCTTCGATGAATCTTCCCATCCGTCTCATGAAG AGGTTGTCGACTATGCGACACGGCTGGGAATCGACCCGGAGGCTGAGCCGCACCTCTTGGGCCTTGCCAAGGACGGCCTCATGGCTGCTCTGCCCAAGGGATGGTCCCCTTGCTTCCACGAGGCGACTGGAGCCTGGTACTACTACCAGGCTTCTACGGGCACCACCACCTGGGAACATCCTCTTGACTCTGTCTACAAAGAGCTGGTAGAGAACGCGAGGAAAGGAAACCGGCAACCGAGCATTG ATGAAGATTCGAAAGCAACAACAAAGGACCTCGAGTCCCAGGAGGATGTGACATCTCCTAAGGAGATTGCGAAAACTTTGTCTCGTCCAAAGCTTCCGGCGAAGCTTGTACCACTGAGAAAGTCGAAAACCGAGATAGTGGCCGCTCGAAGAAATGAGTTCAAGGTCGAAAAAACCCAGCCGCGGAAGGAAAACGACATCGTGAAACTCGACAACTCGTTCAGCTCGTCGAGCGACAGAGCCAGCAGGGATTAcacgaacctgcggttccagGATCCGAATTTTTACGAGAGCCCGAAGCTGCTCGAGGTGCTAAAAGCTTCGGAAGAGTCGGAGGAGTCGAAGGTTCGAGGCAAGGAATTGGACTTGCAGGAAGTCCTCAAGAGGTCCGAATCACTGAGTCCGCGATACGAGCAGGAGTGGGAACAATTGTCGAGCAAGTTTGGCTCGGAGGAAAACATCATTGACATTGATAAGCTGAGTATAAACTCGCTGAACAAGTCGGATGCGGTCGTCGAGAAATCCGAGGAGGAAAAACAACAGGCGAGGCAATCGAGCCGTATCAAAGAGTTGACTCTTAGCGGCGGTGGTTCCATGTTCTTGAAGAGTAACAGGAGCAGAGATGCGAACGCCTGCGGCAGCCTCGACGAAGATGTGCAGAACGATTTTTACGGCGTTCTACGATTTGAGGATAAAAATACATCGTCCGTTGGCGACAGGCCGAAATCAATCCTTCGCGAGAAGAATTCTGAAGATG ACGACAAGCCCGTAGAAGAAGAGCGTAAGAGCGTCCGATTCGACTTGGAGAAAGAAGTAGACGTGAAATTCACGTATTCGGGATCAGAGGAGGAGTGGGACACGGAATCGGACGAGCCCAATATGCGAATATCGGCGACTGTGACGATGAAGAATCTCATGAGCTTCGAGGGTGAGGATTTGGAATTAGAAAAATCGGCGCCAACCGATGTTGGCTCGTGTATGCAAGGCGAGTCAGTCGGCGATAAGCTCCCGGATTTGGAAGAACCGAAGAAGGATAATTTGGGTGAAAAGTCTAAGATGATATCAAAGCAGCCGAAGATCGTGGGAAAGAGATTTCTGGTCGAGAATGTAACAGAAAACGAGCACTTCAACCAAACGTCGAAAGACAAGTCGTGCAGCGATGCGACCGACGGCGGTGGCGACTACGTGCCAAGCAAGTTCGAGAACGTGAGGAATATCGACCTGCTCTCGAAGAGCGAAAATGAGAGCACGACGACCCTGAAGAGCACCGAGTCACGGCCCAGCGTCCTCGACGAGATACGCAGGAGCAAGGAGATGATGCTTGAGTCGATGAAAAGGAGCGATATGCGGGCGAAGAACGAGCTCCAGAAGGAGAAGGACGACGCCTATCACCTGATGAAGATCAAGCTCGACCTTGAGTCGGCGAGGAACCAGCGAGAGAAGGCGAGGGCCAGGAGCCAGAtgacgaagaattttcaagCGGTGAAATCGGCGGTAAGGAGAGAGCGTGAGAAGGAGATACAGGACCTGAAAGACGACTTCCAAATCAGGTACGAGGACACGAAGACTGAGTACGAGGCGATGTTCCTCGAGGAGAAAGGCTACCTCGAGGAGAACATTAAGGAGAGACTCGCCGAGCTCAGGGAGGATATGAAGCAGCGGGAACAGCTGGAGGTCCAGAACCTCGTCGCCGAGATGGACAAGACTCGAGTTGAGGAGCTGAACAACCTTCGTAGCGAGCTTGAGACCTGCTACGAAAAGGAGAAGCAGGAGATTCTGAAGAACTTGAGGGTTGAACTGGAGGAGAAGAAGCTGGAATTGCTCGAACACAGAAATCGAGAGATCGAGAAGCTGAAGAGTGATTTCGAGAAGTCTTTGGAGGAGGAAAAGGCGTTGAAGCTCGTTGAACTCGATCTTGGAAAGCAGCACGCCGAGAAGGTCAAGGCCTTGAAGACCAAGCTGGAAAAGGAATTCGAAGACACTGTGATGGAGCTTCGTTTGCAGCAGAGGGAGAAGATATCCAAAGTAACCGAAGATCACGAGGTCAGCCTCGCCGAAATCTTACGGGATTTCAGAACGGAA GAAGATCTTGCgcggaaggagtacaagcaACGTTTGGAAGAAGTACGAGCTTCGTTTTCTCGAGACATCGAGAAAGAGATGAAGAAGCAAAGCGAACGTTTAGTTCGTCCTGACTCGAtggattatgagaaaattcgTTGCGAGAAACGGCTGGTTGAGGACAAGTATAAAACGCTCAAAGAAAAGTacctgaaattaaaaaacgacGTACGACTAGCCGTGGAGTCAAGAAGCAGGAGGAAAGAGGCGAATGCCACTGCGTCGGAAACCGAAAGATCGACTTCCGCGAGGACTAAAACGGAACGCACCGAGTCTGTTGATCAAAA AGCGCCGTTAAAAAAGACGCAATCCATAACAACGCTCTCGGAAAATGTAAGTCACAATGATAATGGCGCCGAGGAAAGTGACGGCCAGAAAATAGcgggattttcaaaaacacCCAGTGCCCTGAAGCTCGCTCAGAGCAAATTAGAATCGGACGACACGACAACGGCGAGcgaacaaaattcaaatctattaaagaagaaaaagttatTTACAAAGAAGGCGGCTAGTACATCGAAGTTGAACAACAACGTCGAGAATCCCGTCGAAAACATCAGGAAACAGCTCGAGAAGTTGGAAGACCTGGGGGACCAATTGCCAAGCAACGAGAATGCTTACACTTTGAGATATCCGTTCCAAGACcaag CGCCGGCGAACGCTTCATCGGACATAGAATTCTTCAGGCATCGAATCCACGTCGAGAGAGATTCCGTGAGGCGAGCCAGAGAGGCACTTCACCAGCAGAGAAATCTATTCCAGGGAAGACAGAGGGCTTGGAAGCAACGAAGCGTTAGGGCGACACTGGAGCAGCTGGTACAG TTGGGAGTCTCACCTGGCCTGCCTCTTCAACAGGAGGAACGCGAGTTATCGGACATGGAGGTTAGCTTGCACCGAACGCGGAGTCTCCTGGGGGAAAAGGTGATTCACTTGCGCCATCTAGAGCGATCCCTTGAGAGAGTCGCCAACGCGAAGAGGAACAAAAACGAGCAAACGGCAAAGAGCGACGAGTTAACGCTGAGTGACATCTCGAGTGCGAGTAGCGGATTCAGTTCGACCGATTTGGAAACCGACACTTTTATCG GAAAGTCGGAGCACTATCAAGAATCGACGGAGATCATAGCCAGCCTCGAGAATCTCAATTCTGAGATTCGTGAGATATGGGGTGTGCTCAACAAAAGACAGGACAACAGTGTGCCACCTCCACCAACACTGATGTACTCGGATCTGAGGTGGCTACCTTATCAGCAGCTCACCACTCAGGCCAACAATGTCCCGG CTTTTGGAACGCCGAACATCCAATCGAACATTTTGTCCCAGTTGACCGGTTCTCATCCACCAACGACTACAACCCAGAATATAATCGCTCAGTATGGGCCTACCAGCGGATATACGACCAGCGTTGGAAACGTCGAGAGGACGACGTCTAATCTCATGGAAAGAACCAGAAACCTAAGAGACTGGTTGCGGCAAGCGCGCGTCGAAAGTTCAGATCTAGTCAGCCCGGGTCAAGCAACCCTCTAG